One genomic segment of Culturomica massiliensis includes these proteins:
- the proS gene encoding proline--tRNA ligase: MAKFLTSRSEDYSQWYNELVTKAGLAEPAAVRGCMVIKPYGYAIWEKMQRQLDQMFKDTGHVNAYFPLLIPKSFFSKEADHVEGFAKECAVVTHYRLKNDPNGNGVIVDPEAKLEEEYIIRPTSETIIWNTYKNWIQSYRDLPILCNQWANVMRWEMRTRMFLRTAEFLWQEGHTAHATKDEAVAEANQMVRVYAEFAEKWMAVPVIMGSKSESERFAGALDTYTIEALMQDGKALQAGTSHFLGQNFAKAFDVMFTNQAGERDYVWATSWGVSTRLMGALIMAHSDDNGLVLPPKLAPLQVVIVPIYKNPEGLQQIRDKVSGVVEALKAKGITVKFDDRDTQKPGWKFADYELKGVPVRLAIGERDLANDTVEVARRDTLAKETVPMAGVVEYIGKLLEDIQENIYKKALGFRNNMITKVDSYDEFRQLVETKGGFFLCHWDGTAETEEKIKTDTKATIRCIPFDSPEEEGKCMVTGKPSHRRVLIAKAY; encoded by the coding sequence ATGGCCAAGTTTTTAACATCAAGAAGTGAAGATTATTCTCAATGGTATAATGAGTTGGTAACCAAGGCAGGATTGGCGGAACCGGCAGCCGTAAGAGGTTGTATGGTGATCAAACCGTACGGATATGCCATTTGGGAAAAGATGCAACGTCAATTGGATCAAATGTTTAAGGACACCGGACACGTAAATGCTTATTTTCCCTTATTGATACCGAAATCTTTCTTTTCAAAAGAAGCTGACCATGTTGAAGGATTTGCGAAAGAATGTGCTGTTGTGACCCATTATCGTTTGAAGAATGATCCCAACGGCAACGGAGTTATCGTCGATCCGGAGGCTAAACTGGAAGAAGAGTATATTATCCGTCCCACATCCGAGACGATTATATGGAATACATATAAAAACTGGATACAATCTTACCGGGATCTTCCGATATTGTGTAATCAGTGGGCGAATGTTATGCGTTGGGAAATGCGTACCCGTATGTTTCTGCGTACGGCTGAATTTCTTTGGCAGGAGGGACATACTGCTCACGCCACTAAGGATGAAGCGGTAGCTGAGGCCAACCAGATGGTGCGCGTATATGCCGAGTTTGCAGAAAAATGGATGGCTGTCCCTGTAATTATGGGTTCCAAGAGTGAAAGTGAGCGGTTTGCCGGAGCTTTGGATACATACACGATAGAAGCTTTAATGCAGGACGGTAAAGCATTGCAGGCAGGTACATCTCATTTCCTGGGACAGAATTTTGCCAAAGCTTTCGACGTGATGTTTACCAATCAGGCAGGTGAACGGGATTATGTATGGGCGACTTCCTGGGGGGTTTCAACGCGTCTGATGGGAGCTTTGATCATGGCACATTCCGATGACAACGGATTGGTATTGCCTCCGAAGTTGGCTCCTTTGCAGGTCGTGATTGTGCCGATATATAAAAATCCGGAAGGACTTCAACAGATTCGTGATAAGGTAAGCGGTGTCGTAGAAGCATTGAAGGCAAAAGGAATTACCGTAAAATTCGACGATCGTGATACCCAGAAACCGGGCTGGAAATTTGCTGATTACGAACTCAAGGGAGTACCGGTACGTTTGGCGATAGGAGAACGTGATCTGGCAAACGATACAGTTGAGGTGGCCCGTCGCGATACCCTTGCTAAAGAAACGGTACCGATGGCCGGAGTGGTAGAATATATCGGGAAATTACTTGAAGACATTCAGGAAAATATTTATAAAAAGGCTCTCGGTTTCAGAAACAATATGATCACAAAAGTGGATTCTTACGACGAATTCAGGCAACTGGTCGAAACGAAGGGTGGTTTCTTCCTGTGTCATTGGGATGGAACGGCGGAAACCGAAGAAAAGATCAAGACGGATACCAAAGCGACGATTCGTTGTATCCCGTTTGATAGTCCGGAAGAAGAGGGAAAATGTATGGTAACCGGTAAACCTTCGCATCGTCGGGTGCTGATAGCAAAAGCTTATTGA